AGGCCCTTGGCGATCTGCAACTCGGGGCCGAAGTCCACCCGGTCCTGCACTTGGACCTGCACCTGAAAGAGCCCGTCATAGGTGGTCAGCGTCTTGTTGCCCTTGGCCCCGCCGACGGTGGTCCCATACTCCTGCGCGAGGATTGCCTCGAAATCCGAAATGTCGTCGAAGGTGTGTTCCTTGAAGCGGCGGAGCTGGTCGCTGAGGGCCAGCGCATATCCGGCGATCTTGCGCACCTGTTCGTCTTGCAACTGGTCTTGCGGGCGCACGAGATCAAGCGGCACTTCGCGGCCCTTGGCGTCGACCATCTTGCGGCGGCCGTTCTCCTCTATGATGCCTGACGGCACCGGATGGGGGGTGAATGCAGACATTTTACTCTCCTGTTGAAGGGGGTGTTGAAAGCAGGCTTGGACCCACACCATGGAGCGCGCAGACGGCGGCCATGGCGGCGATCTCGTCCATTGAGCAAAGCGTGCTGCCGCGCGGGCCAAGCAGGTCCACCTTAGCTACTCCCGAGGCTGCAAGGCGCAGCATCTCGTCGGGACTCCAGCGGCAGATTTCGGGGGCGTTCATTGTCCTGTCTCCTTGTCGTCGAGAATGGCGTCGATCAGATTGTCGCGGATCACGACGTCGAGGATGCGGACGGCGAGCGCCTTGGTTTCCATCCCGCGCGCGATGGCATGCGGCTCGAGCGCGGCGCGGGTCTCGGCGTTGAGCCTTGTCAGCTGTGCACCTTGAGGCCCGCAGGGTTTGCCCGGCCGAACCGGTGGAAAAGTGACCCCGTGGCGGCGCAGGTAGTGCAGCACGGAGTGGACGCGCTGCGTCGTGACCCCGAGGCGGCGCGCGATCTCTGAGGCCGGTACCGCCTGCGCCGCAAGCTCCGTCACCGGTACATCAAGGCTGTCGTCATGCCGCGTCATCGTCGGCCCCCTTGTGGATGGGGCAGCGATTGCAGGCGCGGTACATGGAGACGCTGAGCGAGTTCACATTCTCGAACTGCGCCGCCTTGCCGCGCCAGCGCCGGCAGACCTGTTTGCCGATCTCGCCCAAGGCGGGGCAGTCGACCACTTCGCGCATGAAATGCCCGCGCACGAGGTCCTCGACGATGCCGGTATCGGCGGGATAGCGGTTGCGCAGAATGTTCGACACGAGGGTCGCGCTGCGCTCCATCTTGACCGCGACCTTGTTCTGGCTGGTCTCGTCGCAGGCCCGCGCCAAGGCGGCCACCCAATCGGGCAGGTCCTCGCCCCAGAAGGTGCGGGCGGTGTCGAGCGCACTCATGCCGCACCGCCTTTCGCCGGGCTGAAATCGCCGGTGTTGGGATCGAGAATGCCCGCCAGGCGCACCGGCTTGGGCGCGCGCGGGCCGGTATCCTCGACAATCTGGTAAAGCGCTTCACGGCGGCCGGGAATGGCAGTCTGCCTCACTTTCAAGTGGTTTGAGGCCAAGAGTTGGCGGCAATATGCGCGGGCCTTTTCGACAGTCACTTCGACGCCTCCAGCATTGGCATGCGCGGCAACGTCTGTCGGGTTGAAGTGGCGCAGAAGGCGCATGGCGCGCCACATATTGCCCTCGGGTGTTGCCTCGCCAGAGACAGGCTGGGGGCCGGGCAGGGGTAGGTGGCAGGGGCTATACCAGCGCTTGCCGTTGCGCCCGATCCGCGACACGCGGATTTGTCCTGCATCCGCCCAGTGTCGGATATAGCGAACGGCAGTCTCGCGGCTGCAGCCAAGTCGAGAGACTTCGGCCCAGTCGAACTCCTCGAGGTTTTTAACCTCGGCCCACATCTGCGCAAAAAGATCGCTCATGCCCGCGCCGCCTTTCCTGCTGGCCCAAGTGGCACAACAGTCTCAGGACTGCGCGCCGCCGCCGGGCGAAAATCATCAACCCGCCGGACGGCTGGGGGCTGCCCTGTGTCGAAGGCTCGATTAGCCCAAAGCTGGAGGTCGACAGAGCGCTGCCCTCGGCCCTTGGCCAACTCCTTGGCACGGGCGAGGTTGGTGGCTACCCGCCGCATCGAGCCGCCCGACGCTTCCACAATGGCCTCGAGCAGATCAGAGGCCACGTCGACACCTGAAGCGTAGATCGGGACGAGTTTCTGTGCGTCCGTAAGGTTGCAGGCGAGGGCAGGTTCCCATGCGAGCTGCAAACTGTGGATGTTCTCCCAGCGGGTCAGGTCTTGTGGCAATTTTTCCTCGCCGACGAGGATCAGCGTACCTTGCGAGCCTTTGTAGATATCGCGCACCAGCTCAATCATTCGCTTTCGCAGGAGGTTCTGCGCATCGTCGATAATGAGCGGACGGTCGGTTCGTGCCAAATGCGCGGAGATCGCATCGGCCATGTGCGTGACCCGTCGCATTGGTGGCAGGCCAATCTCATGCATTATTTTTTGCACAAGGTCTGTCGGCGTCCAGTAGTCTTTCACTTCAACGAAATATGCCTGATACTCGTTGGCCGCGACCGTCACGGCGGTGGTCTTGCCCCAGCCGGAGGGTCCATAGAACGTGGCCATGCCGGGTAGGCCAAAGGCGCGGGACTGGACGCGCTCGACGAGGCCGATCAGCGCTGCGACGTTTCGCAGGGGCGCAATGGAAGGTGTCATGCTGCTCTCCTTTTCTTGTTACTCTTGGGCACCGAAGCGGCGCTCCATGCGCAGCTGGGTGCGGTAGTCGGAACTCTGTTGGTAGTCGGCCAGCCAATCGGCCTGCGCCTGCGTCAGCGTCTCGCCCTCCGCCTGCGCGGTCTCGAGGGCGCGGGCACGCAGAAAAAGGGCCTTGGGATCGTCTTCATCGACCTCAACGGGGCGGGCGCGATGCTCGGCGAGGCGCGTCACGCGGGCCTCAAGCGCTGCTTCGCGCTCTTTCTCCTCGGCGCTCTGCGCGCGCCGCCGTTTGGGGGCGGCCTTGTGCGGCGTCACAAGCTGATGAACTTGCGCCTCGGGCAGGGGGTCGTCTGCCGCCAGCCCCGAGGCTGCGCGCACCCGGGCGGCCACCTCGGCCGCCGTCAACTCGCGCGCGGCCTTGGCCTCATCGCGCTGCGCACGCATCCATGTCTTGCGCTTTCGGTTGTGATCGCGTGCGGCCTCAACGTCGCGGAACTTGGCGTCCTTGAGACATTTGGCATGGCCGAGGTACCGGCCCGCCAGATCATAAACCTCGAGACCGGCTGTCAAATCATCCGCGTCGAACCGCGCAACCACCTTCTCGCCTGCGATCCGGTACATCCACTCTGACCAGTATTCCGTGTCGTAGAGCTTCAGAGCGCCGTTGCTGGTCTTGGCCCGCACACCCTCGGCGCGCAGGAGCCAGAGACGCAGTTGTTCGTCCGTCGCGCGCTTGATCGTGGCGCGCGCATAGCCCTCGTTGAACACCTCATTAAACGACCGTCCCATGGCCACTTCGCTGCGCCGCCCGGGGCGGGCGTTGTGATGCGCGAGTTCGTCCTCTAAGACGAGGCGGAACTCCTCGAGCGGGATGGCGCGGGTGCCGTAATCCTCGGGCTTGGCGTCCGGTTTGTTGCCGGTATAGGCCCCGTCAAAGGCGGGATGCTTGGCCACCCGGTCGCAGAGGTCGCGAAACGCGCGCTCGATGGGCTTGGATTGCCCCGAATAGGGTGTGGCCCAATGTATTTCGACGCCCAAGAGCGGAAGGAGGCCGGGAATATCCTCGTCGGTGATCTTGAAGCGGAACCGGGTCGGCGTGCCGCCTGTCATCGCCTTGGCCGCGAACTCCCGGCCGTTGTCGATCAGAACCGACTGTGGGATGCCATAGGTCCGGATCAGGTCGCCGGTGACCAGCTGCACCGTGTGGCTGTTCGCCGTCGGCGACAGGCGCCAAGCCAAGAGCTTGCCGGAATAGACGTCCGACCAGACCATCATCTGCGGTCGCACGGGCTTGTCGTAGCCCGGCCACGACACAAAGACGTCGAACTTGTGATAGTCGCCCTGGACGCATTCGAGCGGGGCCATGAACGCCTTGCTGCGAACCTGCGCAGGATAAAGGCGGCGCAGCGCTTCCTCGCCCTTGCGCATGAAAATCTCCGTGGGTACCGAGACGCTGGCCTTGAGCCAACGGCGCACCTGATGGAGAGGCGGCACGGCGCTGTTGCGCCGCTCTGAGGTCCAGACGCGCACGGCACGGTCATAGCAACTGGTGAGAGAGGGTTGCGACAGGCGCAGCCAGTCGCTGCGCACAAGTGACAGAAACGCAGGGTCTATGTCATCCCGCCGGGCGGGGGAGCGCCGCAGCGCGCGCCCGTCGATCAGGTAAGCCAGCCGGTCGGCCCGGGCGACGCCCTCGACCTGCCCGAGGTAATTCCAGAGGGATTTGTCAGACCGCTCCAGCTTGCGCGCGACCTCGCGCACGGCCGCCGAGCGGGTCAGCCCGGCCCCTTCCAGCAATTCGACCTCGGCAATAGCCCCAAGCCGCGCCTCGGCCTCGGCGCGCGCCTTGTCGCCCGCCGCCGCATAGCGCTCCCATGCCTCGCCAGTCCCGGGCTTATCCGCCGGAGCCGCGACCAGACCGGCGCTGAGCCGCATCCGGGCGCGCAGAGGCAAGATGCTCCAGTGATACTCGACGCCGCCGCCGACCCCCTTACGCCGCCGGACCTTTCCGGGGTGCCGTGCCCAGCCCTCGCGCACCGCCAGATCGTTGACCTTGCGCTTTGTGCCGGGCAGGTCGGGCAATCCGGCCTCGGCCAGCTCGGCGGCAGACCACCACTCTTGCGCAGGGGCGGGTCCAGTCATGCCGCGTCCCCTTGGTCAATCTCGCCGAACAGCGCCGCAACCTCTGCGCCGCGCTCCTCGAGAAACGCCATGCGCTCCCGCTTGCCCGCACGGTCCCATGCGTCCATGAGGCGCGCGAGGGTGGCGTCTTTTGGGCTGGCCGGGGCCGGTGCCTCACCGCGCGCGGCGCGGTACGCCTCGCGTGCGGCTTTGACCGTTTTTGCCCGCCCGGCTGATAGTTCTTCTACAACGAAACCTCGTTCCTCGGCCTCGCCCATTTTGCCGATATCAATCAGGTCCATCACCTCGACCCGCTTTGGAGCGGCACGAAGGCGCTCTATCTCTTTGCGCCGTAGGAGACTGCCTGCGCGCACGAAGTTGCGAACGTGGCGCTCGCTGAGGCCGAGATTTTCCGCAACGCTTTCGGCAAAGGATGCGACGGAAATCATTTCCGCCGTATCCCATCGCTTGGATGCAAGGCCCGCCCCGGTCGCCGCTTTAGCCTCCGGGTGCAGCCGTTCATAGGCCGACTTGCGTTCAGCCAAAAACAACGCCAGATCGACCGGGATAAGGGGCTGACTGGCAAGGTTGCCGTCGATCTCCATCATTCTGGCTTCGGCGTCGTTGCAGCGAAAGAGATCAACGGGGACCACCGTCTCGCCAAGTTCTTGCATCGCGGTCAAACGGTGCAGTCCCTCGACTAGATAATCGCCGTCCTTCTTACGCCGCACCCATATTTTGCCACGAAAACCGCTCTGGCGGATCGACGCCTTCAGGCTCTCGACATGCTTGCGCGACACATTCCGCAACCGGTCTTCGACCTTGATCGCTTCAATCGGCAGTTCGGTGATTGTGGAAAGGTGCTCAATCATTCTGGGGCCTTCGTCATTGTGTAGCGGCAGATCAGCCGGTCGGCTTTGCGCTCGCGGGTGCAGAGGATCTCCGCCCCGTTGGCGCGCAATTCGGAAATGCAGCTGTTCACCGCCACCACATGCGCCCGCCGCACGATCTCGCGCGTGGTGTGCGGGCGGCCATCCTTGAGGACGGCAAGCACCCGTTGCAGGCGGGGCGAGGTGAGCGGCGCGTGA
The nucleotide sequence above comes from Roseovarius mucosus. Encoded proteins:
- a CDS encoding MerR family transcriptional regulator; the encoded protein is MSDLFAQMWAEVKNLEEFDWAEVSRLGCSRETAVRYIRHWADAGQIRVSRIGRNGKRWYSPCHLPLPGPQPVSGEATPEGNMWRAMRLLRHFNPTDVAAHANAGGVEVTVEKARAYCRQLLASNHLKVRQTAIPGRREALYQIVEDTGPRAPKPVRLAGILDPNTGDFSPAKGGAA
- a CDS encoding DUF3164 family protein, translated to MSAFTPHPVPSGIIEENGRRKMVDAKGREVPLDLVRPQDQLQDEQVRKIAGYALALSDQLRRFKEHTFDDISDFEAILAQEYGTTVGGAKGNKTLTTYDGLFQVQVQVQDRVDFGPELQIAKGLIDECLNEWSADSRPEIQAIVTRAFNTDKEGQINRAEIFMLLRLDIADARWNRAMDAIRDAMRVVGKATYVRVKHRPNTEAPWQTVVLDLAKV
- a CDS encoding transposase domain-containing protein; translated protein: MTGPAPAQEWWSAAELAEAGLPDLPGTKRKVNDLAVREGWARHPGKVRRRKGVGGGVEYHWSILPLRARMRLSAGLVAAPADKPGTGEAWERYAAAGDKARAEAEARLGAIAEVELLEGAGLTRSAAVREVARKLERSDKSLWNYLGQVEGVARADRLAYLIDGRALRRSPARRDDIDPAFLSLVRSDWLRLSQPSLTSCYDRAVRVWTSERRNSAVPPLHQVRRWLKASVSVPTEIFMRKGEEALRRLYPAQVRSKAFMAPLECVQGDYHKFDVFVSWPGYDKPVRPQMMVWSDVYSGKLLAWRLSPTANSHTVQLVTGDLIRTYGIPQSVLIDNGREFAAKAMTGGTPTRFRFKITDEDIPGLLPLLGVEIHWATPYSGQSKPIERAFRDLCDRVAKHPAFDGAYTGNKPDAKPEDYGTRAIPLEEFRLVLEDELAHHNARPGRRSEVAMGRSFNEVFNEGYARATIKRATDEQLRLWLLRAEGVRAKTSNGALKLYDTEYWSEWMYRIAGEKVVARFDADDLTAGLEVYDLAGRYLGHAKCLKDAKFRDVEAARDHNRKRKTWMRAQRDEAKAARELTAAEVAARVRAASGLAADDPLPEAQVHQLVTPHKAAPKRRRAQSAEEKEREAALEARVTRLAEHRARPVEVDEDDPKALFLRARALETAQAEGETLTQAQADWLADYQQSSDYRTQLRMERRFGAQE
- a CDS encoding helix-turn-helix domain-containing protein produces the protein MHHAPLTSPRLQRVLAVLKDGRPHTTREIVRRAHVVAVNSCISELRANGAEILCTRERKADRLICRYTMTKAPE
- a CDS encoding ParB/RepB/Spo0J family partition protein, whose translation is MIEHLSTITELPIEAIKVEDRLRNVSRKHVESLKASIRQSGFRGKIWVRRKKDGDYLVEGLHRLTAMQELGETVVPVDLFRCNDAEARMMEIDGNLASQPLIPVDLALFLAERKSAYERLHPEAKAATGAGLASKRWDTAEMISVASFAESVAENLGLSERHVRNFVRAGSLLRRKEIERLRAAPKRVEVMDLIDIGKMGEAEERGFVVEELSAGRAKTVKAAREAYRAARGEAPAPASPKDATLARLMDAWDRAGKRERMAFLEERGAEVAALFGEIDQGDAA
- a CDS encoding AAA family ATPase — its product is MTPSIAPLRNVAALIGLVERVQSRAFGLPGMATFYGPSGWGKTTAVTVAANEYQAYFVEVKDYWTPTDLVQKIMHEIGLPPMRRVTHMADAISAHLARTDRPLIIDDAQNLLRKRMIELVRDIYKGSQGTLILVGEEKLPQDLTRWENIHSLQLAWEPALACNLTDAQKLVPIYASGVDVASDLLEAIVEASGGSMRRVATNLARAKELAKGRGQRSVDLQLWANRAFDTGQPPAVRRVDDFRPAAARSPETVVPLGPAGKAARA